The following proteins are encoded in a genomic region of Microtus ochrogaster isolate Prairie Vole_2 chromosome 5, MicOch1.0, whole genome shotgun sequence:
- the LOC101989151 gene encoding zinc finger protein 26 isoform X1: MDVTSLSCGSPLFGAQVCSQGEETEGESTLVDCLKNYNKGEAVDFTQEEQSTKDPTQKSIPSDVAVGDSTKLASVGCQTLTKPSALTCLTKELVTAKRGVLQELEKHLQTKDLTLEQGFLTRHTFMETHQVDAVTFEDVSVDFTQEEWTSLDPIQRSLYRDVMLENYRNLATVGGQLFKPSLISWLEQKVELTIVEQGILQEWEMHLKTKGTALEEDIFWSDRSNGKQLGRKHNGGVLGNSMQVGRVFSEDACPQTHVSRLNTENTSESNLCGKDLLPPHKETSTEKNIFQLDQCVKSFTLTPDVSQKMCSLGKSTECSDCGKTFLTHLELEAHSSCHSGKSQCGQAFTLPVSHNEHVVIPPEKKYYECKKCEKVFTHPIYLNVHMQSHTVEKPYDCKECGKAFTERSSLIVHLRQHTREKSYECKECGKTFIQPSRLTEHMRSHTGEKPYQCDQCGNAFASSSYLTTHLRTHTGEKPFECNICGKAFTRSSYLLGHIRTHTGEKPYECKVCGKAFSGRSWLTIHLRKHTGERPYPCTECEKAFTSFAQLTEHIKTHTGEKPFRCKVCARTFRNSSCLKTHFRIHTGIKPYKCNYCGKDFTARSGLTKHVLIHNGEKPYECKECGKAFSTSSGLVEHIRIHTGEKPFECYQCGKALAHSSSLVGHLRTHTGEKPFECKQCDKTFTRSSYLRIHMRTHTGEKPYECKECGKTFPERSCLTKHIRTHTGERPYECKECGKGFISFAQLTVHIKTHSSERPFQCKVCTKSFRNSSSLETHFRIHTGVKPYKCTYCGKDFTARSGLTIHLRNHTGEKSYACQECGKAFSTSSGLIAHIRSHKGEKPFECDHCGKAFASSSYLNVHLKIHTGEKPFQCTVCGKTFTCSSYLPVHMRTHTGEKPFQCIICGKSFLWSSYLRVHMRIHTGEKPYVCQYCGKAFTEHSGLNKHLRKHTGEKPYEYKECRESFTASADANEHENPHWGGKPLNVKYSENCSGSP; encoded by the exons ATGGACGTTACCAGTTTGTCCTGTG GAAGTCCTCTTTTTGGGGCCCAAGTCTGCAGCcaaggagaagaaacagaggggGAAAGCACATTGGTTGATTGCCTGAAAAACTATAATAAG GGTGAGGCTGTGGATTTCACTCAAGAGGAGCAGTCTACAAAGGACCCAACTCAGAAGAGCATACCTAGTGATGTGGCAGTGGGGGACTCTACAAAGCTGGCCTCTGTAG GATGTCAGACACTTACCAAGCCCAGTGCTTTGACTTGTTTGACAAAAGAATTGGTAACCGCAAAGAGAGGAGTTCTTCAAG AATTGGAAAAACATCTACAAACCAAAGATTTAACACTAGAGCAAGGTTTTTTGACAAGACATACCTTCATGGAGACACATCAGGTG GATGCAGTGACCTTTGAGGATGTGTCTGTGGACTTTACCCAGGAAGAGTGGACTTCACTGGATCCAATTCAGAGAAGCCTTTACAGagacgtgatgctggagaacTACCGGAACCTGGCCACAGTAG GAGGTCAGTTGTTCAAACCCAGCCTGATCTCTTGGTTGGAGCAAAAAGTAGAGTTGACAATAGTGGAGCAAGGAATTCTCCAAG AATGGGAAATGCACCTTAAGACAAAAGGGACAGCACTTGAGGAGGATATATTTTGGTCAGATAGGTCAAATGGAAAGCAACTG GGAAGAAAGCACAATGGAGGGGTGCTTGGCAACTCTATGCAAGTTGGAAGAGTTTTCAGTGAAGATGCATGCCCTCAGACTCACGTTAGTAGGCTAAATACAGAGAACACGTCAGAGAGTAATTTGTGTGGAAAAGACTTGCTGCCACCACATAAAGAGACGTCTActgaaaagaacatttttcaGTTGGACCAGTGTGTAAAATCTTTCACTTTGACTCCAGATGTTTCACAGAAAATGTGCTCTCTGGGAAAATCCACTGAATGCAGTGACTGTGGGAAAACCTTCCTTACCCACTTAGAACTTGAGGCACATAGTTCTTGTCATAGTGGAAAGAGTCAGTGTGGACAAGCTTTTACTCTTCCTGTAAGTCATAATGAGCATGTTGTAATTCCCcctgaaaaaaaatactatgaatGTAAGAAATGTGAAAAAGTCTTTACACATCCTATCTACCTTAATGTCCATATGCAAAGCCACACTGTGGAGAAACCCTATGACTGTaaggaatgtgggaaagccttcactgAGCGCTCAAGTTTAATTGTGCATCTACGCCAGCACACTCGAGAGAAGTCTTATGAGTGCAAGGAATGCGGGAAAACCTTCATTCAACCCTCACGCCTTACAGAACATATGAGAAgtcacacaggagagaaaccatATCAGTGTGACCAGTGTGGGAATGCCTTTGCATCTTCTTCTTACCTTACTACACATTTGAGAACTCATACCGGAGAGAAGCCCTTTGAGTGTAACATATGTGGGAAGGCATTTACACGTTCCTCTTACCTGCTAGGTCACATACGAACTCACACCGGAgaaaagccctatgaatgtaaagTATGCGGGAAAGCGTTCAGTGGTCGTTCTTGGCTTACAATACACTTACGAAAGCATACTGGAGAGAGGCCCTATCCGTGTACAGAGTGTGAGAAAGCCTTCACCAGCTTTGCTCAGCTCACTGAACATATAAAAACTCACACTGGTGAAAAGCCCTTTCGTTGTAAGGTATGTGCAAGGACCTTTAGAAATTCCTCATGCCTTAAGACCCATTTCCGAATTCACACTGGAATAAAACCATACAAATGTAATTACTGTGGGAAAGACTTCACTGCACGGTCAGGCCTTACTAAGCATGTACTAATTCACAATGGGGAGAAACCCTATGAGTGTAAGGAATGCGGGAAAGCCTTCAGTACATCCTCTGGCCTTGTTGAACATATAAgaattcatacaggagagaagcCCTTTGAATGCTATCAGTGTGGGAAAGCTTTGGCTCATTCCTCATCTCTTGTTGGACATTTAAgaactcacactggagagaaaccctttgAGTGTAAGCAGTGTGACAAAACATTTACGCGGTCTTCTTATCTTCGTATTCATATGCgaactcacactggagagaaaccatacGAGTGTAAGGAGTGTGGGAAGACTTTCCCTGAGCGCTCATGCCTTACTAAACACATAAGAACACACACTGGTGAAAGGCCCTATGAATGTAAGGAGTGTGGGAAAGGCTTCATTAGTTTTGCTCAACTTACTGTACACATAAAAACTCACAGTTCTGAGAGACCTTTTCAGTGTAAGGTGTGCACAAAATCCTTTAGAAACTCCTCCTCCCTTGAGACCCACTTTCGAATTCACACTGGAGTAAAACCCTATAAATGCACTTACTGTGGGAAAGACTTCACTGCTCGTTCAGGCCTTACTATACACTTAAGAAATCACACTGGGGAGAAGTCCTATGCATGCCAAGAATGTGGAAAAGCCTTTAGCACTTCCTCAGGCCTTATTGCACACATAAGAAGTCACAAAGGAGAGAAACCCTTTGAATGTGACCactgtgggaaagcctttgcttcttcctcttatCTTAATGTGCATTTGAaaattcacactggagaaaagccctTTCAGTGTACAGTGTGTGGGAAAACATTTACATGTTCTTCCTACCTTCCTGTTCACATGCGaactcacactggagaaaagcctTTTCAGTGTATAATATGTGGAAAGTCATTTTTATGGTCCTCGTACCTTCGAGTTCACATGcgaattcacactggagagaaaccctatgtatgTCAGTACTGTGGAAAAGCCTTTACAGAGCACTCAGGCCTTAATAAGCATTTACGGaaacacacaggagagaaaccgTATGAATATAAGGAATGCAGGGAATCCTTCACTGCTTCTGCTGATGCTAATGAACATGAGAATCCCCATTGGGGGGGAAAGCCTTTGAATGTAAAGTATTCAGAAAATTGTTCTGGAAGCCCTTGA
- the LOC101989151 gene encoding zinc finger protein 26 isoform X2 has product MDVTSLSCGSPLFGAQVCSQGEETEGESTLVDCLKNYNKGEAVDFTQEEQSTKDPTQKSIPSDVAVGDSTKLASVELEKHLQTKDLTLEQGFLTRHTFMETHQVDAVTFEDVSVDFTQEEWTSLDPIQRSLYRDVMLENYRNLATVGGQLFKPSLISWLEQKVELTIVEQGILQEWEMHLKTKGTALEEDIFWSDRSNGKQLGRKHNGGVLGNSMQVGRVFSEDACPQTHVSRLNTENTSESNLCGKDLLPPHKETSTEKNIFQLDQCVKSFTLTPDVSQKMCSLGKSTECSDCGKTFLTHLELEAHSSCHSGKSQCGQAFTLPVSHNEHVVIPPEKKYYECKKCEKVFTHPIYLNVHMQSHTVEKPYDCKECGKAFTERSSLIVHLRQHTREKSYECKECGKTFIQPSRLTEHMRSHTGEKPYQCDQCGNAFASSSYLTTHLRTHTGEKPFECNICGKAFTRSSYLLGHIRTHTGEKPYECKVCGKAFSGRSWLTIHLRKHTGERPYPCTECEKAFTSFAQLTEHIKTHTGEKPFRCKVCARTFRNSSCLKTHFRIHTGIKPYKCNYCGKDFTARSGLTKHVLIHNGEKPYECKECGKAFSTSSGLVEHIRIHTGEKPFECYQCGKALAHSSSLVGHLRTHTGEKPFECKQCDKTFTRSSYLRIHMRTHTGEKPYECKECGKTFPERSCLTKHIRTHTGERPYECKECGKGFISFAQLTVHIKTHSSERPFQCKVCTKSFRNSSSLETHFRIHTGVKPYKCTYCGKDFTARSGLTIHLRNHTGEKSYACQECGKAFSTSSGLIAHIRSHKGEKPFECDHCGKAFASSSYLNVHLKIHTGEKPFQCTVCGKTFTCSSYLPVHMRTHTGEKPFQCIICGKSFLWSSYLRVHMRIHTGEKPYVCQYCGKAFTEHSGLNKHLRKHTGEKPYEYKECRESFTASADANEHENPHWGGKPLNVKYSENCSGSP; this is encoded by the exons ATGGACGTTACCAGTTTGTCCTGTG GAAGTCCTCTTTTTGGGGCCCAAGTCTGCAGCcaaggagaagaaacagaggggGAAAGCACATTGGTTGATTGCCTGAAAAACTATAATAAG GGTGAGGCTGTGGATTTCACTCAAGAGGAGCAGTCTACAAAGGACCCAACTCAGAAGAGCATACCTAGTGATGTGGCAGTGGGGGACTCTACAAAGCTGGCCTCTGTAG AATTGGAAAAACATCTACAAACCAAAGATTTAACACTAGAGCAAGGTTTTTTGACAAGACATACCTTCATGGAGACACATCAGGTG GATGCAGTGACCTTTGAGGATGTGTCTGTGGACTTTACCCAGGAAGAGTGGACTTCACTGGATCCAATTCAGAGAAGCCTTTACAGagacgtgatgctggagaacTACCGGAACCTGGCCACAGTAG GAGGTCAGTTGTTCAAACCCAGCCTGATCTCTTGGTTGGAGCAAAAAGTAGAGTTGACAATAGTGGAGCAAGGAATTCTCCAAG AATGGGAAATGCACCTTAAGACAAAAGGGACAGCACTTGAGGAGGATATATTTTGGTCAGATAGGTCAAATGGAAAGCAACTG GGAAGAAAGCACAATGGAGGGGTGCTTGGCAACTCTATGCAAGTTGGAAGAGTTTTCAGTGAAGATGCATGCCCTCAGACTCACGTTAGTAGGCTAAATACAGAGAACACGTCAGAGAGTAATTTGTGTGGAAAAGACTTGCTGCCACCACATAAAGAGACGTCTActgaaaagaacatttttcaGTTGGACCAGTGTGTAAAATCTTTCACTTTGACTCCAGATGTTTCACAGAAAATGTGCTCTCTGGGAAAATCCACTGAATGCAGTGACTGTGGGAAAACCTTCCTTACCCACTTAGAACTTGAGGCACATAGTTCTTGTCATAGTGGAAAGAGTCAGTGTGGACAAGCTTTTACTCTTCCTGTAAGTCATAATGAGCATGTTGTAATTCCCcctgaaaaaaaatactatgaatGTAAGAAATGTGAAAAAGTCTTTACACATCCTATCTACCTTAATGTCCATATGCAAAGCCACACTGTGGAGAAACCCTATGACTGTaaggaatgtgggaaagccttcactgAGCGCTCAAGTTTAATTGTGCATCTACGCCAGCACACTCGAGAGAAGTCTTATGAGTGCAAGGAATGCGGGAAAACCTTCATTCAACCCTCACGCCTTACAGAACATATGAGAAgtcacacaggagagaaaccatATCAGTGTGACCAGTGTGGGAATGCCTTTGCATCTTCTTCTTACCTTACTACACATTTGAGAACTCATACCGGAGAGAAGCCCTTTGAGTGTAACATATGTGGGAAGGCATTTACACGTTCCTCTTACCTGCTAGGTCACATACGAACTCACACCGGAgaaaagccctatgaatgtaaagTATGCGGGAAAGCGTTCAGTGGTCGTTCTTGGCTTACAATACACTTACGAAAGCATACTGGAGAGAGGCCCTATCCGTGTACAGAGTGTGAGAAAGCCTTCACCAGCTTTGCTCAGCTCACTGAACATATAAAAACTCACACTGGTGAAAAGCCCTTTCGTTGTAAGGTATGTGCAAGGACCTTTAGAAATTCCTCATGCCTTAAGACCCATTTCCGAATTCACACTGGAATAAAACCATACAAATGTAATTACTGTGGGAAAGACTTCACTGCACGGTCAGGCCTTACTAAGCATGTACTAATTCACAATGGGGAGAAACCCTATGAGTGTAAGGAATGCGGGAAAGCCTTCAGTACATCCTCTGGCCTTGTTGAACATATAAgaattcatacaggagagaagcCCTTTGAATGCTATCAGTGTGGGAAAGCTTTGGCTCATTCCTCATCTCTTGTTGGACATTTAAgaactcacactggagagaaaccctttgAGTGTAAGCAGTGTGACAAAACATTTACGCGGTCTTCTTATCTTCGTATTCATATGCgaactcacactggagagaaaccatacGAGTGTAAGGAGTGTGGGAAGACTTTCCCTGAGCGCTCATGCCTTACTAAACACATAAGAACACACACTGGTGAAAGGCCCTATGAATGTAAGGAGTGTGGGAAAGGCTTCATTAGTTTTGCTCAACTTACTGTACACATAAAAACTCACAGTTCTGAGAGACCTTTTCAGTGTAAGGTGTGCACAAAATCCTTTAGAAACTCCTCCTCCCTTGAGACCCACTTTCGAATTCACACTGGAGTAAAACCCTATAAATGCACTTACTGTGGGAAAGACTTCACTGCTCGTTCAGGCCTTACTATACACTTAAGAAATCACACTGGGGAGAAGTCCTATGCATGCCAAGAATGTGGAAAAGCCTTTAGCACTTCCTCAGGCCTTATTGCACACATAAGAAGTCACAAAGGAGAGAAACCCTTTGAATGTGACCactgtgggaaagcctttgcttcttcctcttatCTTAATGTGCATTTGAaaattcacactggagaaaagccctTTCAGTGTACAGTGTGTGGGAAAACATTTACATGTTCTTCCTACCTTCCTGTTCACATGCGaactcacactggagaaaagcctTTTCAGTGTATAATATGTGGAAAGTCATTTTTATGGTCCTCGTACCTTCGAGTTCACATGcgaattcacactggagagaaaccctatgtatgTCAGTACTGTGGAAAAGCCTTTACAGAGCACTCAGGCCTTAATAAGCATTTACGGaaacacacaggagagaaaccgTATGAATATAAGGAATGCAGGGAATCCTTCACTGCTTCTGCTGATGCTAATGAACATGAGAATCCCCATTGGGGGGGAAAGCCTTTGAATGTAAAGTATTCAGAAAATTGTTCTGGAAGCCCTTGA
- the LOC101989151 gene encoding zinc finger protein 26 isoform X3, with translation MGKKKAGCFVFVCFLRRARIFAGVVGVTSVINVVISAPLELVNFEDVAVDFTQEEWTSLNSSQRSLYRDVMLENYRNLATVGGQLFKPSLISWLEQKVELTIVEQGILQEWEMHLKTKGTALEEDIFWSDRSNGKQLGRKHNGGVLGNSMQVGRVFSEDACPQTHVSRLNTENTSESNLCGKDLLPPHKETSTEKNIFQLDQCVKSFTLTPDVSQKMCSLGKSTECSDCGKTFLTHLELEAHSSCHSGKSQCGQAFTLPVSHNEHVVIPPEKKYYECKKCEKVFTHPIYLNVHMQSHTVEKPYDCKECGKAFTERSSLIVHLRQHTREKSYECKECGKTFIQPSRLTEHMRSHTGEKPYQCDQCGNAFASSSYLTTHLRTHTGEKPFECNICGKAFTRSSYLLGHIRTHTGEKPYECKVCGKAFSGRSWLTIHLRKHTGERPYPCTECEKAFTSFAQLTEHIKTHTGEKPFRCKVCARTFRNSSCLKTHFRIHTGIKPYKCNYCGKDFTARSGLTKHVLIHNGEKPYECKECGKAFSTSSGLVEHIRIHTGEKPFECYQCGKALAHSSSLVGHLRTHTGEKPFECKQCDKTFTRSSYLRIHMRTHTGEKPYECKECGKTFPERSCLTKHIRTHTGERPYECKECGKGFISFAQLTVHIKTHSSERPFQCKVCTKSFRNSSSLETHFRIHTGVKPYKCTYCGKDFTARSGLTIHLRNHTGEKSYACQECGKAFSTSSGLIAHIRSHKGEKPFECDHCGKAFASSSYLNVHLKIHTGEKPFQCTVCGKTFTCSSYLPVHMRTHTGEKPFQCIICGKSFLWSSYLRVHMRIHTGEKPYVCQYCGKAFTEHSGLNKHLRKHTGEKPYEYKECRESFTASADANEHENPHWGGKPLNVKYSENCSGSP, from the exons GAGGTCAGTTGTTCAAACCCAGCCTGATCTCTTGGTTGGAGCAAAAAGTAGAGTTGACAATAGTGGAGCAAGGAATTCTCCAAG AATGGGAAATGCACCTTAAGACAAAAGGGACAGCACTTGAGGAGGATATATTTTGGTCAGATAGGTCAAATGGAAAGCAACTG GGAAGAAAGCACAATGGAGGGGTGCTTGGCAACTCTATGCAAGTTGGAAGAGTTTTCAGTGAAGATGCATGCCCTCAGACTCACGTTAGTAGGCTAAATACAGAGAACACGTCAGAGAGTAATTTGTGTGGAAAAGACTTGCTGCCACCACATAAAGAGACGTCTActgaaaagaacatttttcaGTTGGACCAGTGTGTAAAATCTTTCACTTTGACTCCAGATGTTTCACAGAAAATGTGCTCTCTGGGAAAATCCACTGAATGCAGTGACTGTGGGAAAACCTTCCTTACCCACTTAGAACTTGAGGCACATAGTTCTTGTCATAGTGGAAAGAGTCAGTGTGGACAAGCTTTTACTCTTCCTGTAAGTCATAATGAGCATGTTGTAATTCCCcctgaaaaaaaatactatgaatGTAAGAAATGTGAAAAAGTCTTTACACATCCTATCTACCTTAATGTCCATATGCAAAGCCACACTGTGGAGAAACCCTATGACTGTaaggaatgtgggaaagccttcactgAGCGCTCAAGTTTAATTGTGCATCTACGCCAGCACACTCGAGAGAAGTCTTATGAGTGCAAGGAATGCGGGAAAACCTTCATTCAACCCTCACGCCTTACAGAACATATGAGAAgtcacacaggagagaaaccatATCAGTGTGACCAGTGTGGGAATGCCTTTGCATCTTCTTCTTACCTTACTACACATTTGAGAACTCATACCGGAGAGAAGCCCTTTGAGTGTAACATATGTGGGAAGGCATTTACACGTTCCTCTTACCTGCTAGGTCACATACGAACTCACACCGGAgaaaagccctatgaatgtaaagTATGCGGGAAAGCGTTCAGTGGTCGTTCTTGGCTTACAATACACTTACGAAAGCATACTGGAGAGAGGCCCTATCCGTGTACAGAGTGTGAGAAAGCCTTCACCAGCTTTGCTCAGCTCACTGAACATATAAAAACTCACACTGGTGAAAAGCCCTTTCGTTGTAAGGTATGTGCAAGGACCTTTAGAAATTCCTCATGCCTTAAGACCCATTTCCGAATTCACACTGGAATAAAACCATACAAATGTAATTACTGTGGGAAAGACTTCACTGCACGGTCAGGCCTTACTAAGCATGTACTAATTCACAATGGGGAGAAACCCTATGAGTGTAAGGAATGCGGGAAAGCCTTCAGTACATCCTCTGGCCTTGTTGAACATATAAgaattcatacaggagagaagcCCTTTGAATGCTATCAGTGTGGGAAAGCTTTGGCTCATTCCTCATCTCTTGTTGGACATTTAAgaactcacactggagagaaaccctttgAGTGTAAGCAGTGTGACAAAACATTTACGCGGTCTTCTTATCTTCGTATTCATATGCgaactcacactggagagaaaccatacGAGTGTAAGGAGTGTGGGAAGACTTTCCCTGAGCGCTCATGCCTTACTAAACACATAAGAACACACACTGGTGAAAGGCCCTATGAATGTAAGGAGTGTGGGAAAGGCTTCATTAGTTTTGCTCAACTTACTGTACACATAAAAACTCACAGTTCTGAGAGACCTTTTCAGTGTAAGGTGTGCACAAAATCCTTTAGAAACTCCTCCTCCCTTGAGACCCACTTTCGAATTCACACTGGAGTAAAACCCTATAAATGCACTTACTGTGGGAAAGACTTCACTGCTCGTTCAGGCCTTACTATACACTTAAGAAATCACACTGGGGAGAAGTCCTATGCATGCCAAGAATGTGGAAAAGCCTTTAGCACTTCCTCAGGCCTTATTGCACACATAAGAAGTCACAAAGGAGAGAAACCCTTTGAATGTGACCactgtgggaaagcctttgcttcttcctcttatCTTAATGTGCATTTGAaaattcacactggagaaaagccctTTCAGTGTACAGTGTGTGGGAAAACATTTACATGTTCTTCCTACCTTCCTGTTCACATGCGaactcacactggagaaaagcctTTTCAGTGTATAATATGTGGAAAGTCATTTTTATGGTCCTCGTACCTTCGAGTTCACATGcgaattcacactggagagaaaccctatgtatgTCAGTACTGTGGAAAAGCCTTTACAGAGCACTCAGGCCTTAATAAGCATTTACGGaaacacacaggagagaaaccgTATGAATATAAGGAATGCAGGGAATCCTTCACTGCTTCTGCTGATGCTAATGAACATGAGAATCCCCATTGGGGGGGAAAGCCTTTGAATGTAAAGTATTCAGAAAATTGTTCTGGAAGCCCTTGA